The Candidatus Krumholzibacteriia bacterium genome window below encodes:
- a CDS encoding insulinase family protein has product MKRLAWSFAVVALVAAFSTAGYGKKDTPAGQIEYEEHVLDNGLRVILSEDHSVPVVAVNVWYHVGSANEEKSRSGFAHLFEHMMFQGSENVGKGDHMKLVADAGGSMNGSTTEDRTNYYETLPSNRLNLGLWLEADRMRSLAITEDNFENQRETVKEERRQGIDNQPYGEAFLVSDTLGYDGWPYDHTVIGSMDDLNAAQVSDVQAFFNRYYCPANAVLVVVGDIDPKKTLEMAKEYFGDIPAGQAATFPKWNEPFNKGERRKTVDAPKANVPALFTTYLVPPHDHPDSAALQLLNSLLCDGESSRLHERMVKDEEAAFAVFGFVDGRLGPSQFRLITASNAGVDISTCEMLMDEEIARLQKDGITPAELEKVKTQFKSTFIEGRQTVMSKAENIHHYILYHNDLSVINTDLDRYLAVTAEDIQRVAQKYLRTDNRTMVVAAPPQSS; this is encoded by the coding sequence ATGAAGCGCCTCGCATGGTCATTCGCAGTCGTCGCGCTCGTCGCGGCGTTTTCCACCGCCGGATACGGCAAGAAAGACACGCCGGCCGGCCAGATCGAATACGAAGAGCACGTCCTGGACAACGGGTTGCGCGTGATCCTCTCCGAGGATCACTCGGTGCCCGTGGTCGCGGTGAATGTGTGGTACCACGTTGGCAGCGCCAACGAGGAGAAGAGCCGCAGCGGTTTCGCCCACCTGTTCGAACACATGATGTTCCAGGGGTCGGAGAACGTCGGCAAGGGTGACCACATGAAGCTGGTTGCGGACGCCGGCGGCTCGATGAACGGTTCCACCACCGAGGACCGCACCAACTACTACGAAACGCTCCCGTCCAATCGCCTGAATCTCGGCCTGTGGCTCGAGGCGGATCGCATGCGCTCGCTCGCGATCACCGAGGACAACTTCGAGAACCAGCGCGAGACCGTCAAGGAGGAGCGCCGCCAGGGCATCGACAACCAGCCCTACGGCGAGGCCTTCCTGGTGTCGGACACGCTCGGCTACGACGGCTGGCCCTACGACCACACCGTCATCGGCAGCATGGACGACCTAAACGCTGCGCAGGTGAGCGACGTGCAGGCGTTCTTCAACCGCTACTACTGCCCGGCCAACGCCGTGCTGGTCGTGGTGGGGGACATCGACCCCAAGAAGACGCTGGAGATGGCGAAGGAGTACTTCGGTGACATCCCGGCCGGACAGGCCGCCACCTTCCCGAAGTGGAACGAGCCCTTCAACAAGGGTGAGCGCCGCAAGACGGTGGATGCGCCCAAGGCCAACGTGCCCGCGTTGTTCACCACCTACCTGGTACCTCCGCACGACCATCCCGATTCGGCGGCGCTGCAGCTGCTCAACAGCCTGCTGTGCGACGGCGAGTCCAGCCGCCTGCACGAGCGCATGGTGAAGGACGAGGAGGCCGCGTTCGCGGTGTTCGGATTCGTAGACGGCCGGCTCGGGCCCAGCCAGTTCCGGCTGATCACCGCGTCGAACGCGGGTGTCGACATCTCCACCTGCGAGATGCTCATGGACGAGGAGATCGCGAGACTCCAGAAGGACGGCATCACGCCCGCGGAACTCGAGAAGGTGAAGACGCAGTTCAAGTCGACCTTCATCGAGGGCCGCCAGACGGTGATGAGCAAGGCCGAGAACATTCACCACTACATCCTCTACCACAATGATCTCTCGGTCATTAACACCGACCTGGATCGCTACCTGGCCGTCACCGCCGAGGACATCCAGCGCGTCGCGCAGAAGTACCTGCGCACGGACAACCGGACCATGGTCGTCGCGGCTCCGCCGCAGAGCAGCTGA
- a CDS encoding acetate--CoA ligase family protein yields the protein MNSLDAIFKPRSIAVIGATPRVGSIGREILNNLFAYEFNGKIFPVNPRYEYIHSTKAYPTVLSIPDPVDLAIIVVPAAHVYSAVDDCGRKGVKGLVVITAGFRETGEEGAAREEAIIRLAKKYDMRMIGPNCMGVIDATPDVRMNATFSPGVPPSGSVAFMTQSGALGVAILLAVQKLGLGFSYFASVGNKADVSAMDLLEYWEKDPHTSLIAMYLESFGDPRRFTELSKRISREKPIVVVKSGTSDAGARAASSHTGSLAGMEAASEALLQQCGVNRVSSIEEMIHVVAGFVGTPMPTGNRLCIVTNAGGPGIMAADAADGHGLQIATITDATRAAMRKVLAPEASVQNPIDMIAAAGPEEYEKVLELALADENVDIAIPIFVPPLMIEPLEVIRRITAVARRHGKPVYSVLMAEESYYERIPRAVPDAVPIYRFPEDAVLVAEHMNRYRLWRARPVGKERRFEVDHDRAAAIVDAKRRAGGGYLAPCDAQAVLEAYGFPVAHQVEVVVDGDAVTAAAGLTYPVVLKVVSPVIVHKSDVGGVIVGIENEPGLREARQAMEASLKRAGVWDGATGFLIQEMVRGDASSKELIFGVAEDPKFGPLLMFGMGGRYVEILRDVAFRVLPVTDIDAREMIRGIRSFPLLEGVRGEARVDIEFVEEMVLRLAQLVDELNGIAELDMNPVIVTRSRASCRVVDVRIRVLPEPPAA from the coding sequence ATGAACTCGCTCGACGCCATATTCAAGCCCAGGTCCATCGCCGTCATCGGCGCCACGCCGCGCGTGGGCAGCATCGGGCGCGAGATTCTCAACAACCTCTTCGCCTACGAGTTCAACGGGAAGATCTTTCCGGTGAATCCGCGCTACGAGTATATCCACAGTACCAAGGCGTACCCCACCGTACTCAGCATCCCCGACCCGGTTGACCTGGCGATCATCGTGGTGCCCGCCGCGCACGTTTACAGCGCCGTCGACGACTGTGGGCGCAAGGGCGTAAAGGGGCTGGTGGTGATCACCGCAGGATTTCGGGAGACCGGTGAAGAAGGCGCTGCGCGCGAAGAGGCAATCATCAGGCTCGCGAAGAAGTATGACATGCGCATGATCGGCCCCAACTGCATGGGTGTCATCGACGCCACGCCGGACGTGCGTATGAACGCCACCTTTTCGCCCGGCGTGCCGCCATCGGGCAGCGTGGCCTTCATGACCCAGAGCGGTGCGCTGGGTGTGGCCATTCTGCTGGCGGTGCAGAAGCTCGGCCTGGGCTTTTCGTACTTCGCCAGCGTGGGGAACAAGGCGGATGTCAGCGCGATGGATCTGCTGGAGTACTGGGAGAAGGATCCCCACACCAGTCTCATCGCGATGTACCTGGAATCGTTCGGCGACCCGCGCCGCTTCACCGAGCTCTCCAAGCGTATCTCTCGCGAGAAGCCGATCGTGGTGGTGAAGTCGGGAACCTCGGATGCGGGCGCGCGCGCGGCTTCGTCGCACACCGGCTCGCTGGCCGGCATGGAGGCGGCATCGGAGGCCCTGCTGCAGCAGTGCGGTGTGAACCGCGTGTCCAGCATCGAGGAGATGATCCATGTCGTCGCCGGCTTCGTGGGCACCCCCATGCCCACCGGCAACCGCCTGTGTATCGTGACCAACGCCGGCGGGCCGGGCATCATGGCCGCCGACGCCGCCGACGGCCACGGGCTGCAGATCGCAACCATCACGGACGCAACACGCGCCGCCATGCGCAAGGTGCTCGCGCCCGAGGCCAGCGTGCAGAACCCGATCGACATGATCGCCGCCGCCGGTCCCGAGGAATACGAGAAGGTGCTCGAACTGGCGCTGGCGGACGAGAATGTCGACATCGCCATTCCCATCTTTGTGCCGCCGCTCATGATCGAGCCGCTGGAGGTGATCCGGCGCATCACCGCGGTGGCGCGCCGCCACGGCAAGCCGGTGTACTCGGTGCTGATGGCCGAGGAGAGTTACTACGAACGCATCCCCCGCGCCGTGCCCGATGCCGTGCCCATTTACCGTTTCCCCGAGGACGCCGTGCTGGTGGCCGAGCACATGAACCGCTACCGCCTGTGGCGCGCGCGACCGGTGGGCAAGGAGCGCCGCTTCGAGGTCGACCACGACCGCGCGGCGGCAATCGTGGACGCAAAGCGGCGGGCCGGCGGCGGCTACCTGGCCCCGTGCGACGCCCAGGCCGTGCTGGAAGCGTACGGATTCCCGGTGGCCCACCAGGTGGAGGTCGTGGTGGACGGTGACGCGGTCACCGCGGCGGCCGGTCTCACCTACCCGGTGGTGCTGAAGGTGGTCAGCCCGGTCATCGTCCACAAGTCAGATGTCGGCGGCGTGATCGTTGGTATCGAGAACGAACCGGGCTTGCGCGAGGCACGGCAAGCCATGGAGGCGTCACTCAAGCGCGCGGGGGTTTGGGACGGTGCCACCGGCTTCCTCATCCAGGAGATGGTGCGGGGCGATGCGTCCAGCAAGGAACTCATCTTTGGTGTGGCCGAGGATCCCAAGTTCGGGCCCCTGCTCATGTTCGGAATGGGGGGGCGCTACGTGGAGATTCTGCGCGACGTGGCCTTCCGGGTGCTGCCGGTGACCGATATCGATGCCCGCGAGATGATCCGCGGCATTCGTTCCTTCCCGTTGCTGGAGGGCGTGCGCGGCGAGGCCCGGGTGGACATCGAGTTCGTCGAGGAAATGGTGCTGCGCCTCGCCCAGCTGGTCGACGAGTTGAACGGGATTGCCGAACTGGACATGAATCCGGTCATCGTGACCCGCTCGCGCGCCAGCTGCCGGGTGGTCGATGTTCGCATCCGGGTGCTTCCCGAGCCCCCTGCGGCCTGA
- a CDS encoding GNAT family N-acetyltransferase codes for MFTVRGLQPADFAAVQRLSLKIYPDAPPWDDTQLFSHLRVFAEGQFVAQRDADGRIVGYAASLIVFWDDYEPTDTWRDFTDHGMFTNHDPENGRTLYAADVMVDPDCQGQGVGKLIYQAREKLLRDRRLLRIRAGARLQGYHRYHQEMAVEEYVRRVVDGELSDATLSFQLKRGFKVLGVVHGYMRHDPLSMGYAAVIEYLNDEVATLEDHRHQQANRFYRP; via the coding sequence ATGTTTACGGTTCGGGGTCTGCAACCCGCGGATTTCGCCGCGGTGCAGCGGTTATCGCTCAAGATCTATCCGGACGCGCCGCCATGGGACGACACGCAGTTGTTCTCGCACCTGCGTGTCTTCGCCGAGGGGCAGTTCGTGGCGCAGCGCGACGCGGACGGGCGCATCGTGGGATACGCGGCCAGTTTGATTGTGTTCTGGGACGACTATGAACCCACCGACACGTGGCGCGATTTCACCGACCACGGGATGTTCACCAATCACGACCCCGAAAACGGACGCACCCTGTACGCCGCCGACGTGATGGTGGACCCGGACTGCCAGGGGCAGGGGGTGGGCAAGCTCATCTACCAGGCGCGGGAGAAGCTGCTGCGCGATCGACGCCTGCTGCGCATTCGCGCCGGTGCGCGCCTGCAGGGCTACCACCGCTACCACCAGGAGATGGCGGTGGAGGAGTACGTGAGGCGCGTCGTCGACGGTGAGCTCTCCGATGCAACCCTCTCCTTCCAGTTGAAACGCGGGTTCAAGGTGCTGGGCGTCGTGCATGGCTACATGCGCCACGACCCCCTGAGCATGGGCTACGCGGCCGTGATCGAGTACCTCAACGACGAGGTCGCCACCCTCGAGGACCACCGTCACCAGCAGGCCAACCGGTTCTACCGCCCATGA